The genomic region GGTCTCGGCGAACAGTCAGTCAAAGGTTTGGGTCTGCGCGTGGAGAAGATGCGTGCTGTACTGCTTCTATTGGCCGTTCTTCTCGCGAGCGGTTCGGTGGCTGTGGTTGGTATGATTGGTTTCGTAGGTCTGGTCAGTCCGCATATCGCTCGCCACCTGGTCTCGGGAGGTCATCGGTATTATGTACCTGTGGCCGGGCTCGTAGGAGCAATCATGATGTTACTGGGGGATTATATTGGACGTGTGTTGGCCCCACCATTGGAATTCCCCGTCGGACTGGTAACATCTGTCATCGGTGCACCGTACTTTCTATTTTTACTGTGGCGCCAATATCGAACTAAAAGCAGACCGGATAAGAACATCTAATTAGTCATCACAGGTTTTCGTATTTTATAGGGTTAGACTGGCTCCATCGGACGTTTCGGTGGGGCATTTTTGTGTGCAGTTGTCTATCAATCTATGCTGTCTATTAAAAATGGACGTTATAACACGGTCATTTCACCGTGACTTTACTAGTTTCTGAACATAGAATACCGTATCAAAGCAAAAGGAGGTGATTTCAATGGCCATCCTTTTACCATTACAGTATTACAATCTTCCAGCTGGCGTAGGCAAGTCCTACTACGAAAACCTGTCTGGAGGAACCAATGCCAGCGTTACAGTAAACAACAACGGACCTTTTCCAGTATCTCTCGTAATCACTCGTGTTAATGCACCAGTAGTCACTTACGTGGTTCCAGTAAACAGCAGTCTTACAATTACTGCAAGTGCAGTCCTGGTTTTTGCATTACAAGCCAACCTTGGAGGCGCAGCTTCCGGAACAGTTCAATTCGCCGTAGCAGATTTCTAATTGGTGTAATACAGTAGATTGGCCTCTGCCGGACATGATGTCGGCAGGGGTTATTCTTTTTTTATATGGATATACATAATTCGTTGGAACAACGATAGTATGCGTAGAAGGGGAAATCCTTTCTGAGGAGGAAGTAAAAGTAACAACTAATAACCAAAAACCATATAAATGCGAACCTATAGATTACTATAACGAAACAAAGCGAGCCTTTCATAAGAAAAAATTAAAATTATAAAAGAAATAACCCGCCATAGGTTGCCGTATGGAGTGGAGACCTGCTTCAAAATATAGTATTTTTACAATCGATATAATAGATTAATAAATAAGAGAGAGAAATTATTCCAAATATGTGTTATAATATATTAGATCAAAAAATACAATAATTTGAATTTCTGTGAACAAGAGGTGGAAAAAAACTATGAAAAATAGAAACATAACAGGTATTGTAGTGGCCATAATTTATTGTGTTGTTCTTTATGTTTATTTAACCGATGCCCCCCCTGGTGAAGCTCCAAATAATCCGCTATGGATTTATTTATTGATTCCAATTGGAGCGATTGTAATTACGTCTCTTTTTGATTATGTGATTAAGTTCGATTTCTTCAGGAAAAAGAAGAAATAGAAGTAAAGAATGAATGGAGGATAAGAATGATAGGATCAAAAATATCTAAAACATTTTTTGCAGGAGTTCTTCTCTCTACATCTATCTCACTACCAGCCTTTGCCCAGGATCAGGTAGACTTACCATCTTCTTTGCCAGTGTCACAAGTGGACAAAAGCCTATTGGATTTAGTTGAAAGCACAACCAGTAATTCTGTAACTTTTACAGATGGTTCTACATTAGTTCAATATGACAATTACTATATTGCGACTGATTCAAATGGAGAAGATGAGTTAAAAATCACAAAAGTTGACGATAGCAAAGTAAAGTATGAAAACCTGCAAACAGGCGAAGTGAATTATGCAATCAAAAAAGTTAGACCTGTTTATGAAGATCTCAGTTATGCTCCACAGGCATTAGCAGATGATTATGTATATAAAGGCAAAGTAGAAAATTCAACTGAGATAATATATGCCACAGCCTCTGCAGTAGCAGGTATACTTGCTTCCTTTATAGGCGGACCTGTAGGTGGAAGAATAGCTGGAATACTTGTAAGCATTGGCGGTTATTATCTTTCTAAAGATGCACCAAGAGCCTACTGGATAACAAAAACATACACTAAAGGTGTTTCTAGTGGTTACAGTGGGACTTTATCCATTAGGAAAGACCATCACTATTATAGATATCATGATTATACTGGGTTTATAAATACTGTTTCGACAATTCAGACTTGCCAACCTTATGGTTGTGGTACAGTCAAAGAATTGTGATCTCTTAATAATAAAGGTAGATTGACGTTAAGTCCCTACCAAAAGTTTAACCCCCTTTCCAAAGAAGGGGGTTAAACTTTTGGTAGGGATCAAGAAATAAGGTACTTGTGATTAAAATAAAAACACCGCTTCATTACAAATAACGCTATTTATTCTGAAAGATGTCTAAGAAACAAGAAATGATACATTTAAAGAGAGGAGACTACATCTGGGCAGCTCCTTTTTTATTTTTTATTCAGCTTCTAATAGAAGGTGAAGATGATAAAAGATGTAAATAGAAAGTAAGAAATGAATATTGATAAAAATTGTTACTCAACTTTCCAGCTTAAATCTCCAAAAAACCTTGATATGGCTGGATAGAACAGAGATCCATTCTTGTAGTTGACAAAAAACAGCCCATTTACACACCTTTCTTGTTTATGGTAGATCGACACTTCCATGATACCAAACAAGCGAGGTGTTTTTTTGTTACTAGAAACAGTAATGTTTAAATCTTCTTACGCCCACAAGGGGTTGACTCAATATTCTAAGTGCGAAAGTTAAGTAATTAATAAATGCGTATTACCTTTATACTTTAGTAGCGTCTTTATACATATTTGTTTACCCTGACGGTCATTCGATTAATTTAAGGTATAGGCGGCACGCAGAACTTGTGTTGGCATACAGGAGGTTAGTGGATGATGAACAGAACAATCTTATTTGAAACCGAACGGTTGGAATGTGCGACGTGGAACGAGGGAGATCGTGCGCTGGCGTTTGCGCTGTGGGGTGATCATGAGGTTGCCAAGTGGATTAGCAGCAAGGGATTTCTGAGCGAGGACGAAGTAGAAGCACGATTAACACAGGAGATTCAAAGGCAGAAGGAAGCGGGTGTGCAATATTGGCCCCTTTTTGAGAAGGAGTCTGAGGTATTTGTTGGTTGCTGTGGTTTGCGTCCATATTCTCCAGAAGAGGATATCTATGAACTGGGATTTCATCTAACCCGGGATTACTGGGGTAAAGGGTATGCCCAGGAAGCAGCGCGGGCGGTGATTGGTTATGCCTTTGACGAATTGAACGTGAAAGCACTGTTTGCCGGGCATCATCCGGATAATGAAGTGTCACGTCACATCTTGATTAAGCTGGGATTTGAGTATACAGGTGACGAACGGTATGAACCGACTGGTAAGATGCATCCATCCTATGCGCTGCAAAGTCCTTAAATATCCTTCCAATATGGACAGGCTTAACATAACAACTTAACGTGAATCCGATCCAAAAGAGGTACGCGGTCCATACTGGCTCAGCTCGCTTTTCATGCTTTTTTTATTTCGCTTTCAGCTTCTATTAAGGTAGCAGAGGTATGATAACTCTTGTAAACCCCTTCTCGTGTTAAATAGATGTGTGACTGACCCCGCCGGGCGCCGGTGGGGTATTTTTTTGTTTTATTTTCAACTAAACAAAACTAAACAAAAATAAATAAAAGTTTATTTCTGTGTTTATTATTGACTATCAAAGATAAACAAAGGTATAATGAATGTGAAAAAAGGAACTTACTATGTACGTGGCAAGCCATATTATTTTCAATATAAGGAGAGAATGATTATGAACGTGACCCTTACGAATGAGACAACGCAGGCTGCAGGTTTCCATATTCCATTTGTCCGTGAGATGGCCGAAATTACACAACATATGTGGAAAAATGGCTGGGATGAGCGTAATGGCGGTAATGTCAGCTATCTGCTGGAGGAAGAGGAAGTTGCCCAATATATCGATATCCATCATGTGATTCGCAAGATCAAACCGGCATTTTCGGTGCAGGAGCTGGCAGGCAAGTATTTTATCGTGACGGCATCGGGCAAATATTTCAAAAATGTACTCGCTGATCCCGAGAGCAATCTGGGGTTGCTGCGTGTATCGCAAGATGGACAGGAGCTGGAAGTGCTCTGGGGATTGAAGTCGGGCGCGAATCCAACAAGTGAGTTGCCTACGCATTTCATGAGCCATATCGAACGTCTGAAATTGGACCCCAACCACCGGGTTGTCATGCACAACCACGCCACTCATGTATTGGCGATGACGTTTATCCACGAATTGGATGAAGCAAAATTCACCAAGACCCTCTGGCAGATGTGCACGGAGTGTGTGGTTGTATTCCCGGATGGGATTGGCATCATTCCATGGATGATTCCTGGATCGAATGAGATTGGCCGCGAAACGGCTGAGAAAATGAAAGAATATCACGCGGTCATCTGGCCGCAGCATGGCATATTCGGAACAGGTACAACGATTGACGAAGCATTTGGTCTGATCGAGACGATTGAGAAGGCAGCCCAAGTGTATATGCTGGTTGCTGGTCACGAGATCCGGCAGAGAATTACGGATGAGCAGCTGACCACACTGGCGCAAGCGTTTGGTGTCACCCCTCGTCCCGGCATTCTGGGCAGTTAAGGGAATCTGGATTGTTTTGTAGTCAACGCATAGATCAAGGAAGTGGTCTTTGGTTCATTGAACCGAAGGCCATTTCCTTTTTTTTGACGAACAATCGTCATTTTGGTTCAAAAAAGTTCAAATTACTGAACAAGAATGGCTTTGTTATCGATTATTGAATCGTAGAATGCATTATCACGCGCTGGCGAAATTCGGGTGAAATGACGTATTGTCAACGGCTCTGCGATTTTGCATAATAACAATGCTTCACAGATGAGAGACGGAAGGAAGTTATGATCATGCTTGGCAAAATGAAGAGAATCTTAATAGGCAAGCCAATGAAATCGGCTGAACTGGATGGAGAAAAATTGGGGAAATGGAAGGCACTTGCCATCCTGTCCTCGGATGCCCTATCGTCCGTTGCCTACGGTACGGAACAGATTTTGCTGGTGCTCGTTGCGGCCGGATTCGCCGCCCTGTGGTACTCTGTTCCGATTTCCATCGCCGTGCTGGGATTACTCGTCATTTTAATTTTTTCCTATCGCCAGACGATATTTGCTTATCCAACAGGGGGCGGCGCTTATATCGTAGCCAAGGATAACCTGGGTACAACATCCAGTCTGATTGCCGGAGGATCTCTGCTGGTCGATTATATTTTGACCGTTGCGGTAAGTTCGTCCGCAGGGACGGATGCGATTACGTCGGCTTTTCCTATGCTGCATGACTACAGTGTTGTGATTGCACTCATTATGATTGTTTTTCTAACGATTATGAATTTGCGGGGAGTGACGGAGTCAGCGTCTGTGCTGGCGATCCCCATCTATCTATTTATCTTCTCGATTGCGGTTCTGATTATCTCAGGCGGAATCAAATTTCTTGCCGGGGGGATGGAAGCAGCTGCACCTGAATTCGGAACAAGTCTATCCCATGTGAGTATCTTTTTGTTACTAAAAGCATTTAGCTCCGGTTGTTCGGCGTTGACTGGTGTGGAAGCGGTAAGTAACGCGATCCCGAACTTCAAGCAGCCTGCCGAGAAAAATGCTGCCGGTACGTTACTGCTCATGGGTTGTATATTGGGAGCCATGTTCATTGGCATCACGTTGCTGGCTTTCGGTTATGGGGTGAAGCCTGATCCCCATGCCACGGTTATTTCCCAGATTGCCGAAGCCACATTTGGCAGAGGGTGGATGTATTTTATTATCCAGGGTGTGACGGCACTAATCCTGTTCCTGGCAGCCAATACGGCGTATTCGGCCTTCCCGTTGTTGTCCTTCATGATGGCGAAAGACAAATATATGCCCCATATGTTCATGGTCAGAGGTGACCGTCTTGGCTTCTCCAACGGGATTATTTTTCTCAGTGTGATGTCTGCGCTGCTGGTGGTCGGGTTCAAAGGGAACACGGAAAGCCTTATTCCGCTCTATGCGGTAGGGGTGTTCATCCCATTTACCCTGTCACAGCTTGGCATGATGATTCGCTGGATCAAAGTCAAACCATCAGGCTGGCAGATGAAACTGCTCGTTAATACAGTAGGTATGCTGACTACATTATCGATTACCCTGATCTTTATTTTCACCAAGTTCACGCAGACATGGGTCATCTTTATCTTTTTGCCGTTCGTTGTCTATGTGTTCCTGCGTATTCACCGTCACTATTGCAACATTGCCGATGAGCTGCGGATTGATATTCAGGTCGATAAGCCAGCCAAAAAAGGCAATACCATTGTCATTCCTGTTGCAGGCATTACCCGGGTCGTTATGAATACGATCAGTTACGCCCAGACGATGTCGGATCACGTGGTCGCACTGTACATTGGATTCGATGATGAGGCGATACGCAAGATGGAGCAGAAGTGGGAAGAATGGAATCCAGGCGTTCGTCTGGTTGTGATCAAATCGAGGTACCGTAGCATTATGGGGCCGCTGAAGAAATTCATTGATACCGTAGAGTGGAAAACGGCCGAGACCGATCATATCACCATTCTGATTCCACAATTCATCACCAAGCACTGGTGGCAAAATGTACTGCACAACCAGACCAGCTTCATGATCCGGGCTTATCTGATTAATTACAAAGACGTGATTGTCACCACGGTGCCATATCATCTTAATCGTTAACTCGAAGGGTTAATCGCTTCACCCCGTTTGGAAGATTTACAGATTAATGTAAAATGAGTCACTTTCATTAATAGACAAACGTTCATACTCCATTTACACATCAAACGGCAGGGACATCTCCAAACAGGGGAGTTCTTGCGGTTTTTTGTCGTGAAATCCGATTTGGATTTCGCTTTCGAATTGATGCACATTTGCGTAAACAGCCTTGTCCATGATTAACGTTACGTTGATTCAGAACAGATTTTGCTGTGACATTCGACTCTTACACTAGATAACGTGGTGTTGAAGTGGATGTAGCATTTCACACACACTGAATGCGTGAAACAAGGGGGAAGAAAATCCGATGAGTGAGCTTGATAACCGGATCAGCTTGCCCGCCGCCAAACGGCGCGTATCCGGTACGAGTGAGCGCCGGACAGTCTCGCTGCGTGTGCAGCGAATGCGGGAGAATATGCTGGCCTATGGTTTCCTGGCACCATCGCTGCTTTTGTTTGCAGTGTTTCTGTTTTACCCGATGTTTAAGTCCGTGTACCTCAGTCTGCATTCCACAGATCCGACGGGACAAATTGCGGCTTATGTGGGACTGGATAACTTCAAGGCGGTGTTCCAGTCGGGACTGTTTATGCAAGGGATGAAAGTGACTTTGCTATTTGTCCTGTTTACAGTGCCTACGGGCATGCTGGCTGCTCTGATTCTGGCTGCACTGACCCACAACCGATTCAAGGGAATGCGTGTGTTCCAATTTGTATTCTCTCTGCCGGTGGTGTTATCCGTCGGTTCGTCAGCAGTCATTTGGAAGTTTCTTTTCCATCCGACCCTGGGCATGCTGAATTATCTGCTTGGCAAAGTAGGCATCGATCCAATTCCTTGGCTTACCAGCCCGGATTGGGCATTGATCTCAATTTCCATCATGACGATCTGGATGAATCTTGGATTCAACTACATTATCCTATCCAGTGGTTTGGCGGGCATCCCGGATGAGATCTACGAGAGCGCCAAGATTGACGGCGCAGGACCCTTACTTACGTTTCGCAAAATCTCGATGCCGCTACTGTCACCAACGTTATTCTTTGTTACGGTCGTATCGATCATTGGCGCTTTTCAATCGTTCGGTCAGATCAACATTCTAACCCGGGGTGGCCCGATGGACAGTACGAATGTTTTCGTCTATTCCATCTATCAGGAAGCCTTCGTTAATTTCCGCTTTGGTACAGGTAGTGCGCAGGCACTGATCCTGTTTGTGGTAATTATGCTGCTGACTCTGATCCAGTTCAAATGGGTAGAAAGGAAAGTGCATTACCAATGAGTGCGACATGGACCAAAACACTGTTGTATGTATTACTGACGATCTGTGCAGCGCTTGTGCTGTATCCGGTGATGTACACCTTTTTTATGGCCGTCATGACGCCGGAAGATGCGAGCGCTTATCCGCCGCATATCATTCCAAATTCAATCGATCTGTCCAACTTTAGCGAAGTGTTCGATATTGTTCCGATCGGTCGATTTATCGGCAATACCTTTCTTGTCGCAGGACTGACGACGCTTGGTCAATTGATTACAGC from Paenibacillus sp. FSL R5-0341 harbors:
- the rhaD gene encoding rhamnulose-1-phosphate aldolase; protein product: MNVTLTNETTQAAGFHIPFVREMAEITQHMWKNGWDERNGGNVSYLLEEEEVAQYIDIHHVIRKIKPAFSVQELAGKYFIVTASGKYFKNVLADPESNLGLLRVSQDGQELEVLWGLKSGANPTSELPTHFMSHIERLKLDPNHRVVMHNHATHVLAMTFIHELDEAKFTKTLWQMCTECVVVFPDGIGIIPWMIPGSNEIGRETAEKMKEYHAVIWPQHGIFGTGTTIDEAFGLIETIEKAAQVYMLVAGHEIRQRITDEQLTTLAQAFGVTPRPGILGS
- a CDS encoding GNAT family N-acetyltransferase encodes the protein MMNRTILFETERLECATWNEGDRALAFALWGDHEVAKWISSKGFLSEDEVEARLTQEIQRQKEAGVQYWPLFEKESEVFVGCCGLRPYSPEEDIYELGFHLTRDYWGKGYAQEAARAVIGYAFDELNVKALFAGHHPDNEVSRHILIKLGFEYTGDERYEPTGKMHPSYALQSP
- a CDS encoding APC family permease, yielding MLGKMKRILIGKPMKSAELDGEKLGKWKALAILSSDALSSVAYGTEQILLVLVAAGFAALWYSVPISIAVLGLLVILIFSYRQTIFAYPTGGGAYIVAKDNLGTTSSLIAGGSLLVDYILTVAVSSSAGTDAITSAFPMLHDYSVVIALIMIVFLTIMNLRGVTESASVLAIPIYLFIFSIAVLIISGGIKFLAGGMEAAAPEFGTSLSHVSIFLLLKAFSSGCSALTGVEAVSNAIPNFKQPAEKNAAGTLLLMGCILGAMFIGITLLAFGYGVKPDPHATVISQIAEATFGRGWMYFIIQGVTALILFLAANTAYSAFPLLSFMMAKDKYMPHMFMVRGDRLGFSNGIIFLSVMSALLVVGFKGNTESLIPLYAVGVFIPFTLSQLGMMIRWIKVKPSGWQMKLLVNTVGMLTTLSITLIFIFTKFTQTWVIFIFLPFVVYVFLRIHRHYCNIADELRIDIQVDKPAKKGNTIVIPVAGITRVVMNTISYAQTMSDHVVALYIGFDDEAIRKMEQKWEEWNPGVRLVVIKSRYRSIMGPLKKFIDTVEWKTAETDHITILIPQFITKHWWQNVLHNQTSFMIRAYLINYKDVIVTTVPYHLNR
- a CDS encoding adenosine deaminase, which produces MIGSKISKTFFAGVLLSTSISLPAFAQDQVDLPSSLPVSQVDKSLLDLVESTTSNSVTFTDGSTLVQYDNYYIATDSNGEDELKITKVDDSKVKYENLQTGEVNYAIKKVRPVYEDLSYAPQALADDYVYKGKVENSTEIIYATASAVAGILASFIGGPVGGRIAGILVSIGGYYLSKDAPRAYWITKTYTKGVSSGYSGTLSIRKDHHYYRYHDYTGFINTVSTIQTCQPYGCGTVKEL
- a CDS encoding sugar ABC transporter permease, encoding MSELDNRISLPAAKRRVSGTSERRTVSLRVQRMRENMLAYGFLAPSLLLFAVFLFYPMFKSVYLSLHSTDPTGQIAAYVGLDNFKAVFQSGLFMQGMKVTLLFVLFTVPTGMLAALILAALTHNRFKGMRVFQFVFSLPVVLSVGSSAVIWKFLFHPTLGMLNYLLGKVGIDPIPWLTSPDWALISISIMTIWMNLGFNYIILSSGLAGIPDEIYESAKIDGAGPLLTFRKISMPLLSPTLFFVTVVSIIGAFQSFGQINILTRGGPMDSTNVFVYSIYQEAFVNFRFGTGSAQALILFVVIMLLTLIQFKWVERKVHYQ